The genomic segment aaaacaaatgcacCCCTTAGCTCCTCCCAATGACCGCCACTTCTTTCAATGACCGCCACAAATCTCAAATTTATTCGTGCATCTCATCTTGGCCTAATTGGGTAGCAGGCCTAATGCACCTCCAATTTGCCAAAGAAAGAATTATAGAACTGCTTCTCCATTTTTAACCAAAATCAGATGATATCTACAAGTACATCGAATCTCCTTTGATTCAACCAAGAATGTCTTGGCCACTAATTCCAAACTCCCATCTGATACACCCACCACTCTATCCTTGTGAATGACCAGTTTTAGTCCCTGCTCAAAGTAACCCCAAGAAACTAAAAAACATGGGTATTCTAGATTAATCTCTTCCCAACCTGGTGCAGaaccttttctctctttctttgccCTCATTAGATGAATTCAATATTCATCTATCAATTAATGTTTTATAATATTGAAATGCATTTTTCCTTGTCTTCTATTGGTCCTTCACATCGTGTTATGTTTATATTTGTTCATCTTTTTTCCTTACTGCACTTTTTATGTCTTTCCGAAAACACTTAATTTGCAATGCATATTCTCATAGGCTATCAAACATTAAGAAAACTTGGACCTCGTCAACAAGAACTTTTATGCAGATTAGTGTGCCCATGTCAGACTCTTCCTAGATACTCAAATTGGCACTTGCTTCATAAGAGCTTCCTTATGATAACTTTTGTCTAGGAGATCCACTTCCTTGCACCCATGGCACTCCCATTTCAATCAACTAAGAATATGATTGCATTTGACTTAAAAAAAGGGCTTAAACTTTTTACTGGATAAGAAGTCCCTTAGGGACCAAAACCTACTATTTCCTTGTCATGGTCTTCTGTAGTAGACTCCAGTAACCTTTGATTGAGTCGTTTATAGGCACCTTCCAATCAATCAAATCAATAGAAATGACATGGTAACTCAGAAATCTcgctttaagaaaaacaattgcTCAGCTTTTTCTGTCCCTCCTTTCTCTGCCACACTTCATCATATAGTCTAAAGGGAGCAGTTGGAATGCACGTTAGCCTAGTGACATGTAAAAATGAGATTTCTGAGTTACACAAGAATTGCTTTGGATCAAATTCTAGGGGAGGTTTATATGTAAATTTGAAATATCAGGGCCATCATACTTGCTGTCCTGAATGTTAATTGATCGGATTTTCTGTGCAGAAATAAAGAGGTAAAAGCCCATTGTGATGGAGGGTTTATGATACTAAAAGACTAATGAGGAAAATGGGAGATTTACTTAGAGATGCAGGTCTGTTACTAAGTTCTGCTCAGAAACCTAAATAGATCTCTATCAAAAATCTTGCAGAAATCCATCGGATGTAGGGTTTTAGTGCCAGAGATTTAATGACAGGCCTGAGATAATGATAGTTTATGGCCTTTGAGGTAAGATAATATGACCTTTGTCAGTTGGACCATATTCAGCATGGTCATCCAATCAGGCAATCACTCCCAAAATTAGTTGTTCTTCTTACCTCTATCTACATGTGTTCAAGAAGCATGGATCAAGGCATTGCTTCACTAAATAATAATCACTGGAAAACTAATTTTGAGCTAATATGAATTCATCAACCATTTCAAATAAACAGAAGCAGCACACAAATAACAAGAACAGACTATGAAATAATCTCCTTCAACAATAACAAAATATCAAGACTTCAAGTGaaacaagaatcaaagaaatacATTGGAAAATGACTGATAAAGAAAGAGCCTGCAATCAATGAACCCACCAAAACCTGTACTATCTCGTGGAAATTATTTGCTGCAATTAGTTATTTCTTGCTGAAATCTACTTTCCTTGAGGTGAAAATTAGAAATTTTTAAGCATATCATGTAATTTCAACTCAAGGATTAGAGTCAAGATCTTTTGGCATTTATTGTAGATAGATCGATAGATTGGTAGATAGATAGATCTATCAATCGATTGATTGATCTTTTCTGAAATCAGGCCCCACTGAACTCATTGACAAGGACTCTCACACATAGACAGACAGATAGACAGACAGATAGATCGATAGATTGATAGACAAGGACTTTCACACTTTAACGTTATAAGTTTGAAACCAGTTCTTTGGtcagaaaattttgattttctaTGGATGCATGTGGTGACTATTAGACTCTCTTATTATGGCACGTAGATATCAAATGTTTATACACATGTATGGATTTGGACACATGCACTCTGCTTCATAAACTTAAATATTGTCATATTCCATGCTTGTCTAATTTTAAGCATGGGTCATCTGGTAAAGCACCAACTTTTTTGACTAGTAGGTAGCACTGCACTGTAATATATGAGTTTTTTTGACAATATCCAGCCATTATCAGGTAACAATATTAGGAGAATATGGTAATTAGTTGAATTTTGTTGTCATTAATATCTTTCTATCACATGTAAGTGCAAAATGTTCGATACAAGGAAACTGATTTCATGATCTACAAAGGGATATTCAAACTATTGATACAGCAGCTATGCCTGATCTCACTACTGACAGATTATGTTAATGCAGGTAAGAAGCTGATTATTGATCATAGAAGCATTAGACAGGATCTGGTTGTGGGATACGTGTGAAGGGTGTAACAACTGGTTTGCTGTGTCAGGGCTCATCATTGTGTTACCATGAAAACTGCTGATAAACAATGTAGAAAAACTATAGGTGCATGTAAAAAGAGCGGACTTGACTGCACTAAATCTGGAACGAAGAAAACTGCCAAGAAGAGGCAGAAAGCTACAGGTAATATTATAGCACGATACTGTAGCATATATAAGCTTGAAAGAGCTAACCAGTATCATCTTCTCGGTACTCCTTAGAGCGCTCCCATTTTGAGTAATTCCTCCGCATTCTCTTTTAATTAACTGTGGACTTGCATCATGGTTTTAACATGGAAGCACATGACCAATAATATGTCTTACATTATGTAATAGTTTGGTTTCTCTCAAGTCCCAGCAGTCTGAACAAACAAAAACCATCAATAAAGAAGCATCGATGACTTGGCTTATGAACCTTCACTCTGCTGgcaattctctctctttttttaggtTTTGCATATATAACTATTTTTTAATTCCAAtttacttctattttcagcGAAAAACGGTATGGAAACTACAGGACAACTTTTGCCTTCTCGAAATCAACCATCCCCTCTGCAGACGCTGGTTATGCAAACTAGTGGTCAGACAAAATTACCAGGAAATTCCATGTCTGTGTCTAAACCATATCCACAATGTTCTGGAAAGCTTAAGCTCCAGCTGTTTCCAATAGATGAAGTTACTCAAAAAGGGTTGGAGCAGGTGAATCAAAACTTGAAAACTGTCATAAACAGTGCTAAAAAGATTTTTGTGATTAATAACTGTGTATAAACCTAGATATATGATACACCATGACTCTTTGCATTCTTGTTGACATTACAGGATAAACATAACCCGTACCTGGAACTTATTTTGCCAACTCGAAAAAAAATCTCATCGGTAGTGAAACACCTCGATGTCAAGTGGGGCAGCTCAGAATTTGCATCAGGAGAGCTCATGATCTTTCCCTACAATGCTTGTCTGGACAATCTAGTCAGTTACAGAAGATGGACGATAAAAGATTCTTATACTAGTGCTGCTGATGTGTATGCTGCTGTTGGTAGCCCTGCCATATTCCGTTTAAGGTATACCTCCTATAATTGTGCTGCTTCTGTGAGTGTTTATGTATTCAACCTGGAAGGTTTTCATTCGTGATAGCAATAGCTACTTCTCTAAAAAGCATGACTTGGATTTTTCTGTTTTCAAGATATGGCTGGTTCTCCAATCTTGAGCCAACAAGCTGTGAGAGACCTCTGACATCTCTCCATTCTGAAGGCAATTTACAAACTAAGGAAACTCAAATTATCAATACAACTGATGAGAAAATTCCTCAATGTCCTGCATCAAGCACAGAAAATGGTTCGGCGTGTTCTCATAATTCATTAAACCAAGGCATTGGTTCACCCCCTTCGTTGGACAAATCATTTCAAGCAGTGGTACTCTAGCTAATCTTCTCCAATTTATTAGCCAATAGTTTTTCCCCTGTATTTTCGTATCTCTACTGACTATATCTCTATTTGTTCCATTTTGTGGGGGCCAAGGATAAAAGTGCCTTCCTCTCATGGGCTGATTGTCTATCTAACGTAAGCATCGGAACCCTACTATCTGAAGCATTGCCTGCACAGAATTCAAGTCTTCTGCAGATCCCAATTACCAATGATTCATTCGATGCTGCTGTTGCTTCTCTTATTGCCTGCCACCAAACCAAAAATCAGTCAGCACAAGCCCTCCATTCATCCATCTGGGATGCTGAAGAAACATGTCATGCTTTTGCATTCCAAAAGACCACTTCTCCAAACAACAATAATCCAGCTTCATCCAGAGATGCTCCTATTGCTGCATGTACTCACAATATCACTTCAAATTCAGATAGACCCCATGATATGGTAATTGTTTGCTTGCCACTGGAATTTTTGGTAATGAAGTCTTTTGAATATTGTAGTAGTTgttttcctaactgagcaaAGATTAACACTTGTTTATTAATTATAATTTTGCAGCTAGTCACTCAGCTGGCGCATGCACTGCCAGATGGTATCCATCAAGAACCTGCAGCTAATCTTCAGCTTCACATAAAGAATGATGCAATTCCAGAATCCACTCCAGAAGCCACAGCAGGTTTGCTGCCTCATACCCAGGATGATGCTTGTAAAGAACTGAAAACAAGTGCAGAACCCCAAATAGAAGCTTTATGCGATAAGGACTTTGGAAGAGTGGATATCTACTGGGTACTAACAAGCTCTTCCAAACTATAGCAGacttatttttatcttttcttccaTGAAATTGAAGATGACTGATACGATCCCTGTTTGTTTTTTCATGATTCCACAGTCTGAGTCCTCGGGTCCCTCAGGATGCATCACCTCTTCCTCTAGACAGATTGGTGGTGACcgtatcaatcttggtacattGTTCGAGACAAGTCTGGATGCATTTCAGAACTTCTCTATTTTTTGATACAGAGAAGGTGCTCGCTATTTGAAGCTGCTTCAGATGTTTGTGCCCCTTGGCGCGGAAATTTCAACTAGCTGAGGCCGCGTACCTACTTTGGTTGGTTCACATGGTTCAGCCTTGTAAAGAACTTCAACCGCAAGTTGTATGAAGGCCCTTAAACAGAAGGACTTGCTAACGTTTTCTTTTGGTAATTAATGCAACCCAAGAACAGCAACATTTTAGGTTTTGAAATGACTTTTGGTGATTGCAGGAGGCCCATCATAGATGCAACAGATTTGGAGTATTTAGACCAATTAACCTCAACCGTTTCTTTCCTGCTGTTTTAGGGTGTGGTGAACATGCTCCAAGAGTCGTCTGAGCTTTCCTAGTTTTAGGCTGGAAACAGCCGGAATGGGCTGGGCCTAGGccagaaaatatttagaaaacTTTGGCCTGGCCTGAACCCAATTGAATTATCTCTTTAGGCAGAAAACTGTACTGGCCTGTACCAGCCCAAACCTCCCAAGAAATTTTATGAATGATATTCAAAATAAATTAGTTATAATTCAATATTCAGCTgtcaaattaaagtttaaatatataaaaaaaaggaaaacatccATCCAATTAAACATGCTATAAAGTCTATTGGAGATTTGAAGTATTGAACAAGCCTAAATGATTGAACCGGGCTAGGTTTGGGCTTAAACTTGGGTCCGGTTCTTCTCTAGTTCCAAGATTGACCGGAGAAGGCTTGCCCCTCAATCAAGGCCATCTCTAGTTCCGAGATCGGCCGGAGAAAGCTTGCCCCTCAATCAAGGCCATCCATGATTGGTACAACTGTGATTAGATAGGATCCATTATAGAATAAGGGGCACGCAGAGGGCGGGCCTCATCCAATCACAGCCATCGCACCAATCACAAACGGCCACTGGTGGGCTTGAAGGTGATTTTAGCATGATTAGTGATTGGATACGTGGGAAGGAGTCCTGCACATTGGCCGGCGAGCAGAGATTATAATTACGACATCCATACTGGTTAGCTCTACTATGACAAAGTTAGCTCCACTATGACAATTTGATTGCATGTCGTTTCCTTAcatacaataataataaaaaaaaacaaagaaagagctTGCATCTTTCATGACATGGAAAGGCACTTAATTCTTCCGTGCATTGAGTTTACTGGTGATTCTAATTATCAAACCAGTACAGGCGGATACAGCAAGCTTCTTGCCAGAAACCGGCACTCCAAGATGTTCCCAGACACCCATATGATTTTTTGTTCCGAGGGAATTTATTCCGAGGGCTCAAGCAAGAATTTTTGACATACTGCGATCCAAATCGGTGAGACTAAAATAGCTGATCTTAGACAACTTGGCCAGTCATTGAAAAATTCTATCAAACAACTCTTAAGCATTCTGGTAGACTTGCTTTATCAACTAAACGGACACCACAGATTAGATTATCAAATATTATGCACCAAACCAATGCCTCACAAAACATATCTCCACTAATGGATTTTTGTTCTTGCACCAAACAAAAGCTTAACAAAACTTATCACCACTAATGGATTTTTGTTCCTGTCATTGAAACTATAAAAACATGAGCACAAATATAGAAATCAGCATTTCATATAACAAAATAGCTGTATAAATAATAGCTCAAGATCATACATTTGCCAGGACTTGAACCTAGATCTGTTGCTTATAAAGCAGCTGTCTTACCATTAGACCACAAATGttcaatgaaaaaaataaaaaatcaaagaGTCAACAAGGATATTCTTATGATCTACACACCTTGGTAGTTGATCCTGCTGATAAATTTTTCTACATTTTCAATTTCCTAACATGCATCCAGCTGCTAATCATTTGTAAAACTAACTAATATAGCTAAAATAGTATCATTCCTCAAATTTTCTTacgaaaataagaaaaaaccaAACATTCAAAATTCCTGACTGCCATTAGCCAGTACAGATTCCTTGTTTTCAAGCTTGTACATTTTTCTCATATCCAAGAATTATGCCTTCGATAGCAAAACATAGTATTGTGAATCAACCATGCATGCCCTTTTAcaattcaaatgaaaaaggcaaaACCTCTTCCCACACCAGAAAGCATGACATTTCAATCATAAAATAACAGTATCAACAAAATTGGCTCTCTTACAAAGATTTCACCCTATATATTCTTTGTTTGTAAGGGctgttttgattttaaaatagatACCACAAAAAACTGGTTGGGTAAAACAAGAATTATGAAAACAAGGGGATTACTGTTTTTCATAATACTCATTTTTCAGGTTTTTAACATGTTTAACAAAAAGCAACGACATATATTTCATAAAACTTGTTTGAAGTTTTATATAAACAAATTTTAGTAAAGTCTGCAAGACAAACAGCGCCTAAGTTGTACATAATCTAGACAGATgaccaaaaagaaaaactaatacacaatcaaatataaaaaatagacATATCTAATTGGTTGATAAAACAAAGTCATCCAACAATAATAGCTTCAGCAGGTGTCTCATTTCGTACTAGAAATGCATATTTAGTAAAGTGATTTATTGTTCACTCCTGGTTTGAAAGTTTTAACCTACATAATCAAAAAAAACTTTATCTTAAGTTACTCATATATGTTCCACTGAAGTTTTATTCCACCTCAAAGTATTATTACCACAAGATAATGATAATTAAGGTAACCTTACATGTATATAGTATTGCTACTTCTAAAATCTAAATATGTAATATATCCTATAacatttttctcatttttctagTTCAAAATGTTTCACATTAAGCATAGCATAAGAAGACCAGGTATGTGTTAGCTGCACCAATTGAGAATAAAGTGAGCAAGGGGTATCGGTATAACACAAGCATATCTATAATGAGGTAAATGTATATAATATCAAACGGGCAAAATTGGGTGAAGATCTGAAGCTTTTACGTAAGTTGTGCAAATGTATTTCTTGTTTGAGAAAAACTTCACAACAATAGATGACAGCAAAAATTCATCATTAACCCCACAAAAATCAAATCCACAATTTAAGTGTAATATCCAAAAGAATACCGTAGTCGAAATACTATGCAAGCAAGATGcaattaaaagagtaaattgcTATATTGAGACAAATTgtatatctttttttattaaaaaagaaaggaaaggtgGATTAATTTGCttcaaaaatctaaaattttcttaacaTGATGCTACTTGAAGAGagaaaattctcttaacagcacaaGCAATGGATTCTTCAGTGATGTCAAGAAACTCAAGGAAAAAAATACTAATAcaaaaaaggaacaaaatataaatatataaattgtgtTAAATCTAATCATTTCCTtacaatttaaaaaaattaaattcagaTGATAATCTCTTAATGTGGAACCCAGATGTAACACAAGGCACGATAGCATGAATGCGCCACGTGTAACGATGAGCACCGTTGATCTCCCAAGCAAGTAACTGTATCAGCCATCGGATCTGCGGCAGCTACCTGACTATGCCTGGTCGAGATTTaattcttcaaaaaaaagataaaaaaacaaatatcGAAAAAAAGGAGAACAATTCTAGCGATTAAAAAGACCCAACATATTAGTGtgttttttcccaaaaaaaggGTAGAAAATGTGACAACCGGGGCATAGGTGATATCGGCCATAAGAATCGAAACGATAACAcccattatattgtggttgCGATCTGTGATATTGCTGGGTATGGGAGGTGCAAAGAAACGCTAGAATCCATTCTCAACACCACATCACCAGCTTATTTAcctcaaaaaataaaacaacaattaatcaatgaaaAAGAAGAGTGTATCGGATCTTGACAAGAGCGAGACCCGTGGGAAGAGAGAGGGGTCCGCTCGGTCAGATGATCGACAGCTGGATTTGGCTGGTCTCAGGAGGCGTTCGGGCATGAGTAGGCACAAGTTGTGCCCGCTTCTCGACGCCGCTATACCAGCGTTCCGAGGAAGACCGGAAAGAaaaattagggttagggtttcaagGTGGGGATTGAGAGAGGAGGAGCTGGAAGTTAGGGTTTggtggaggagggagaggggggtGAAAGAGAGGAGTGGATGAAGGGAGAGGTTAGGATTTAAAGGAACGTTTCAGAGCCGCGGATAGAGAAGGATGGGTCGACGGGATACTGctagggttttaggaagagagagagcaaaAGGCGATGCTtgctcatatatatatagagagagagacatGGGCCGGACTGGAACCTGAGATGGGCCTGTTTGCAGTATGCTGCAGGATTTGGGCTTATCGGTCCCTCTAGCCTGCATGTTTCAAGAGCCAGGGTCCGAACTCAAAGGTGTTGGGTTGATCCGACCCATCCACAAATTTCATAGAATATTCCGCCTAATCCTTTTAGATTACTCAAACAACTCTGTTTGCTATTGGAATTGCTGATGGTCTAATTTGTTCCTAGTGATGGGTATTGGGTTAGGTTGTATCCACAATGAAGATGTTATTTGGTAGGCGAGGACCGGCCGCTGCTCAACGACATTCACAGATTACTGAAAAAGTGTGGTTCTTACCATGCCACGCATGTCTACAGAGAGACAAATGGTGCCGCCGACTGGGTTGCTTTCTTTGTGGCTCACCATTCTAAATGTTTCATTTGGATGGTTGTGGCTCAGTGCCGGAGCCCTTATGTAGTcgtttgttttttgattttgttggccaCATCAACACCCGTCGAGTGTGAGCCACTattgtaccaaaaaagaaaaaaaaaggtgttgTTTGGTTCGACATAGCTAAAAGATGTAGAGAAACAAGAGTGCATGTAACCAAATCTAGAGCAATTATGTCGCATGCATTTAGAATCAGTTATCTTCGCCAAGATTTGATTCATTAGTTTTGAGGTTCAGTTGGCTCGAATCTCGATTTAGTAGGCTTGAGCTAGTTTTTTCATGTGTCAGGTTTAGATCATTTAAGTCTGATCAATTTGGGTTCAAACTCTATCTCTTACTACATATAATGGAAACTTTGGATGTGATCGACCATCGTCAGGAGTTGGATGTTCAATCATCTCACATGTTCTCACTCGAGACTAAATAAGATGGAAATCGGCCTAAAGCTTGAGGAAATAACATTGGTAAAGTTGATCTCAATTCCTCATAATGTCTGATAATGTGTAAGTACCACTATATAAAGGGAAATAGGAGAGGCTTAAATGAAGAACTTTTTCTTAGATTCtgataatcttttacatatatcatattgatttattttttctattaaaaaaagaCTCTTTCActtcatccatccatttttatgTGAGATCTTTAATCATATGATGGGTCCTATTTTAGCGCCCATGTCCAAATTGTTAGAGCTAAAGCTATTGTTTTCTTTTGCATTTGATGGTAGGTTTATATCTATCATATGCTTCTCGAAACATTACCATAGCAATTGAATTAACAACTTTGATGTCTTGGGCACTAATAAACTGGTCATATTTTTCTAAACCAGATTTAGATAGCATATGCGATTCAAGATGTATCGAAATACTATCTTGATTTTGGATTAAATGGAAgtgattttattaaaaaattccaaaattggAATTTGATGAAAATTTGGAGTGATTATTTCTATGAGGCATCCTCATGCAACTAGCACTAGAAAATTCGGGCTCTTAGGATACTATTTATGGAAGATTATTTGAAATGTTTGGCATGTATTGGTAGAATGGAATTTGTTGAagctttcttttttcctctgttcctcccccccctttttttggtACACCAGTTCCTCACCCCAAACGTATACGAGTACAaccaagaaaatcagaaaaaaaaagctgGCTAAACAAGTAGGGAACAGTCGCCTGGTTCATCTAAAGGAAATCTTCCAAGTGATGCACCACGTAAGAGGCCATCCAATCAGCA from the Phoenix dactylifera cultivar Barhee BC4 chromosome 14, palm_55x_up_171113_PBpolish2nd_filt_p, whole genome shotgun sequence genome contains:
- the LOC103710821 gene encoding TSL-kinase interacting protein 1-like isoform X1, translating into MLCTCLLFCSKERAHHCVTMKTADKQCRKTIGACKKSGLDCTKSGTKKTAKKRQKATAKNGMETTGQLLPSRNQPSPLQTLVMQTSGQTKLPGNSMSVSKPYPQCSGKLKLQLFPIDEVTQKGLEQDKHNPYLELILPTRKKISSVVKHLDVKWGSSEFASGELMIFPYNACLDNLVSYRRWTIKDSYTSAADVYAAVGSPAIFRLRYGWFSNLEPTSCERPLTSLHSEGNLQTKETQIINTTDEKIPQCPASSTENGSACSHNSLNQGIGSPPSLDKSFQAVDKSAFLSWADCLSNVSIGTLLSEALPAQNSSLLQIPITNDSFDAAVASLIACHQTKNQSAQALHSSIWDAEETCHAFAFQKTTSPNNNNPASSRDAPIAACTHNITSNSDRPHDMLVTQLAHALPDGIHQEPAANLQLHIKNDAIPESTPEATAGLLPHTQDDACKELKTSAEPQIEALCDKDFGRVDIYWSESSGPSGCITSSSRQIGGDRINLGTLFETSLDAFQNFSIF
- the LOC103710821 gene encoding TSL-kinase interacting protein 1-like isoform X2, with protein sequence MKTADKQCRKTIGACKKSGLDCTKSGTKKTAKKRQKATAKNGMETTGQLLPSRNQPSPLQTLVMQTSGQTKLPGNSMSVSKPYPQCSGKLKLQLFPIDEVTQKGLEQDKHNPYLELILPTRKKISSVVKHLDVKWGSSEFASGELMIFPYNACLDNLVSYRRWTIKDSYTSAADVYAAVGSPAIFRLRYGWFSNLEPTSCERPLTSLHSEGNLQTKETQIINTTDEKIPQCPASSTENGSACSHNSLNQGIGSPPSLDKSFQAVDKSAFLSWADCLSNVSIGTLLSEALPAQNSSLLQIPITNDSFDAAVASLIACHQTKNQSAQALHSSIWDAEETCHAFAFQKTTSPNNNNPASSRDAPIAACTHNITSNSDRPHDMLVTQLAHALPDGIHQEPAANLQLHIKNDAIPESTPEATAGLLPHTQDDACKELKTSAEPQIEALCDKDFGRVDIYWSESSGPSGCITSSSRQIGGDRINLGTLFETSLDAFQNFSIF